In a genomic window of Equus przewalskii isolate Varuska chromosome 4, EquPr2, whole genome shotgun sequence:
- the CCDC136 gene encoding coiled-coil domain-containing protein 136 isoform X6, which translates to MEAGAGASAGAAGWSCPGSGPTVTTLGSYEVSEGCERKKGQRWGSLERRGMQAMEGEVLLPALYEEEEEEEEEEEEVEEEEDQVQKGGSVGSLSVGKHRGLSLTETELEELRAQVLQLVAELEETRELAGQHEDDSLELQGLLEDERLASAQQAEVFTKQIQQLQGELRSLREEISLLEREKESELKEIEQELHLAQAEIHNLRQAAEDSATEHESDIASLQEDLCRMQNELDDMDRIRGEYEMEIASLRAEMEMKSSDPSNSLSLSDFSEMQEELHQLRERYRFLNDEYRALQESNSSLTGQLADLEMERTRRATERWLESQTLKSMMSSESQTSEMDFLEPDPQTQLLRQQLLGAEEQMHGMQNKCKELCCELQELQHHRRVSEEEQRRLQRELKCAQNEVLRFQTSHVTQNEELKTRLCTLQQKYDASQDEQNELLKVQLQLQTELRQLKVMKSTVIESQSEKELLCRLQKLQLQYQNITCEKEKLQEVQQQLREDLQYYEAEVQRLKDMVASFQESCEKCDTVLSRLTELQEKYKASQKEMGQLQMQQCELLENQRRMQEEQGQLQEELHRLTFPLPKSGLFHKSQELLTKLQDLCELQLLYQGMQEEQKKLIQNQESVLKEQLELHQELQLFKDSRFREVLENPEGSKSPKSSKCGHNKSKMIIDQMQALQVLYEASQTEQELLQQEQGRLLEERKRLQADLQLCLEEMQLLQVQSPSIKMSLESYKKSYGSMAPSSENCHKSYGSTIDDSESYHKSYGSTQASDESLLKSYDSSTSTSETCEKSYRTSSSSIDDKRSYGSTSSSDTCHKSYVSSNTDDEPAEPEDVEHFETVVAKVLIRLQGVQAMYQLSQEEHDLLQERMKKLLDKQRELKEELEACEKEFKECMECLEKPVASQNDKNEIKELQSKLRELQLQYQASMDEQGRLLAVQEQLEGQLQCCQEELRQLKEKRSAVTKETKGKNGNKNMNKNANGVKNKKVTKLCSDSPEDSFESRKSLEVVLYYKASHKDLDELAKEEKKEEMEDQKKEEIKGEMKEESWEELVSEQPDPTEIESTEDQEERDEEFQDQKGKEEDNEDEEDDDSGPEASEENNPLSLSESKKNMFGMWKPMVFLAIAAVALYVLPNMRPQETEVCLTE; encoded by the exons ATGGAGGCGGGCGCCGGGGCCAGCGCGGGCGCTGCGGGCTGGAGCTGCCCCGGCTCAG GACCCACGGTGACCACTTTAGGCTCCTATGAGGTGTCTGAGGGTTGTGAGAGGAAGAAAGGCCAACGCTGGGGGTCCCTGGAACGGCGGGGGATGCAAGCTATGGAGG GGGAAGTGTTACTCCCAGCTCTctatgaggaggaagaggaggaggaagaggaggaagaagaggtggaagaagaggaagatcaaGTGCAGAAAGGTGGCAGCGTGGGCTCCCTGTCGGTTGGCAAGCACCGGGGCTTGAGCCTCACGGAAACggagctggaggagctgaggGCTCAGGTGCTGcagctggtggcagagctggaggagacCCGGGAACTGGCAGGGCAGCATGAAGACGACTCTCTGGAGCTGCAGG GGCTCCTGGAGGATGAACGGCTGGCCAGCGCCCAGCAGGCAGAGGTGTTCACCAAGCAGATCCAGCAGCTCCAAG GTGAGCTGCGGTCTCTACGGGAGGAGATTTCCCTATTAGAGCGTGAGAAGGAAAGTGAACTTAAGGAAATAGAACAGGAGTTGCATTTGGCCCAGGCTGAGATCCACAATCTGCGACAAGCAGCAGAGGATTCTGCAACTGAACATGAGAGCGACATAGCATCCCTGCAGGAGGATCTCTGCCGGATGCAGAATGAACTCGATGACATGGACCGCATTCGGGGAGAGTATGAGATGGAGATCGCCTCCCTCCGtgcagaaatggaaatgaagagcTCTGACCCATCCAATAGTTTAAGTCTCTCAGATTTCTCTGAGATGCAAG AAGAACTGCACCAACTGCGGGAACGCTACCGCTTCCTGAACGACGAGTACCGGGCTCTGCAGGAGAGCAACAGCAGCCTCACAGGGCAGCTTGCAGACCTGGAGATGGAGAG GACACGAAGAGCAACAGAAAGGTGGCTGGAGTCCCAAACACTAAAGAGTATGATGTCGTCAGAGTCTCAGACGTCAGAAATGGATTTTCTAGAGCCTGATCCTCAAACCCAGTTGTTGCGACAGCAGCTTCTGGGAGCTGAAGAGCAGATGCATGGCATGCAGAACAAG TGTAAGGAATTGTGTTGTGAGTTGCAAGAGTTACAGCATCATCGCCGGGTCagtgaggaggagcagagacGGCTGCAGAGGGAGCTGAAGTGTGCACAGAATGAGGTGCTTCGGTTTCAGACTTCCCACGTCACCCAG AATGAGGAGCTGAAGACCAGACTCTGTACCCTGCAGCAAAAGTATGATGCTAGCCAGGATGAGCAGAATGAGCTCTTGAAGGTGCAACTACAACTTCAGACTGAGCTCCGGCAGCTCAAAGTCATGAAATCCACAGTCATAGAAAGCCAAAGTGAGAAG GAGTTACTGTGCCGGCTGCAGAAGCTGCAGCTACAGTACCAGAACATCACATGTGAGAAGGAGAAGCTGCAGGAAGTGCAGCAACAGCTGCGGGAGGACCTGCAGTACTATGAGGCAGAAGTGCAGCGCCTCAAGGACATGGTGGCCTCCTTCCAAGAGAGCTGTGAGAAG TGTGATACAGTGCTGTCCAGACTGACAGAATTGCAGGAAAAGTACAAGGCCAGCCAGAAGGAGATGGGGCAACTGCAAATGCAGCAGTGTGAGCTCCTGGAGAATCAGAGGAGgatgcaggaggagcagggccagCTGCAAGAAGAGCTGCACAGGCTCACGTTCCCGCTCCCCAAATCTGGTCTCTTCCATAAG AGTCAGGAGCTGCTTACAAAATTACAAGACTTGTGTGAACTACAGCTGCTCTACCAAGGCATGCAGGAGGAGCAGAAAAAACTGATACAGAATCAAGAAAGTGTATTAAAAGAACAATTAGAGCTGCACCAAGAGCTGCAACTTTTCAAAGATTCTCGTTTCCGGGAAGTGTTGGAGAATCCTGAGGGTTCCAAATCACCTAAGTCCTCAAAATGTGGTCATAACAAG TCCAAGATGATCATCGACCAGATGCAGGCTCTGCAGGTGCTGTATGAGGCCAGTCAGACTGAGCAGGAGCTACTGCAGCAGGAGCAGGGGAGGCTCCTAGAGGAACGGAAGAGGCTGCAGGCCGACTTGCAGCTCTGCCTGGAAGAAATGCAGCTGCTCCAAGTCCAGTCCCCCTCTATAAAAATGAGCCTTGAGTCCTACAAGAAGAGTTATGGTAGCATGGCCCCCAGCAGTGAGAATTGTCACAAGAGTTATGGTAGCACCATTGATGACAGCGAGAGTTATCACAAGAGTTACGGTAGCACCCAGGCCAGCGATGAGAGCCTTCTCAAGAGCTATGACAGTAGCACCAGTACCAGTGAGACCTGTGAGAAGAGTTACcgcaccagcagcagcagcatcgaCGATAAGAGGAGTTATGGCAGCACCAGTAGCTCTGACACCTGTCACAAGAGTTATGTCAGCAGCAACACTGACGATGAGCCTGCTGAGCCTGAAGATGTAGAG CACTTTGAGACTGTCGTTGCTAAGGTGCTGATCAGGCTGCAGGGCGTGCAGGCCATGTACCAGCTCAGCCAGGAGGAGCACGACCTGCTGCAAGAGCGGATGAAAAAGCTGCTGGACAAGCAGAGAGAGCTGAAGGAAGAGCTGGAGGCCTGTGAAAAAGAATTCAAGGAGTGCATGGAATGTCTGGAGAAGCCTGTTGCCTCCCAAAATGACAAGAATGAG ATCAAAGAACTGCAGAGCAAGCTGCGGGAGCTGCAGCTGCAGTACCAGGCTAGCATGGACGAGCAGGGGCGGCTCCTGGCGGTGCAGGAGCAGTTGGAGGGGCAGCTGCAGTGCTGCCAGGAAGAGCTTCGCCAGCTCAAAGAGAAGAGGTCCGCTGTTACCAAAGAAACCAAGGGGAAGAATGGCAATAAGAACATGAACAAGAATGCCAATGGGGTTAAGAATAAAAAGGTGACCAAGCTATGTTCGGACAGTCCTGAGGACAGCTTTGAGAGCAGAAAG AGTCTGGAGGTGGTGCTCTATTACAAGGCCAGCCACAAAGATTTAGATGAACtagcaaaagaggaaaagaaagaggaaatggaggaccaaaaaaaggaggaaatcaaaGGGGAGATGAAGGAGGAGTCCTGGGAAGAACTAGTTTCTGAGCAACCAGATCCTACAGAGATTGAGTCCACAGAAGatcaggaggagagagatgaagagttCCAAGACCAGAAGGGCAAGGAAGAAGACAATGAAGATGAGGAAGACGATGACTCTGGCCCTGAAGCTTCAGAGGAAAACAACCCCCTCAGTCTTTCTGAGAGCAAAAAG AACATGTTTGGGATGTGGAAGCCTATGGTGTTCTTGGCTATTGCAGCTGTGGCTCTGTATGTGTTACCCAACATGCGACCGCAGGAGACAGAGGTCTGCCTCACGGAGTGA
- the CCDC136 gene encoding coiled-coil domain-containing protein 136 isoform X7: MEAGAGASAGAAGWSCPGSGPTVTTLGSYEVSEGCERKKGQRWGSLERRGMQAMEGEVLLPALYEEEEEEEEEEEEVEEEEDQVQKGGSVGSLSVGKHRGLSLTETELEELRAQVLQLVAELEETRELAGQHEDDSLELQGLLEDERLASAQQAEVFTKQIQQLQGELRSLREEISLLEREKESELKEIEQELHLAQAEIHNLRQAAEDSATEHESDIASLQEDLCRMQNELDDMDRIRGEYEMEIASLRAEMEMKSSDPSNSLSLSDFSEMQEELHQLRERYRFLNDEYRALQESNSSLTGQLADLEMERTRRATERWLESQTLKSMMSSESQTSEMDFLEPDPQTQLLRQQLLGAEEQMHGMQNKCKELCCELQELQHHRRVSEEEQRRLQRELKCAQNEVLRFQTSHVTQNEELKTRLCTLQQKYDASQDEQNELLKVQLQLQTELRQLKVMKSTVIESQSEKELLCRLQKLQLQYQNITCEKEKLQEVQQQLREDLQYYEAEVQRLKDMVASFQESCEKCDTVLSRLTELQEKYKASQKEMGQLQMQQCELLENQRRMQEEQGQLQEELHRLTFPLPKSGLFHKSQELLTKLQDLCELQLLYQGMQEEQKKLIQNQESVLKEQLELHQELQLFKDSRFREVLENPEGSKSPKSSKCGHNKSKMIIDQMQALQVLYEASQTEQELLQQEQGRLLEERKRLQADLQLCLEEMQLLQVQSPSIKMSLESYKKSYGSMAPSSENCHKSYGSTIDDSESYHKSYGSTQASDESLLKSYDSSTSTSETCEKSYRTSSSSIDDKRSYGSTSSSDTCHKSYVSSNTDDEPAEPEDVEHFETVVAKVLIRLQGVQAMYQLSQEEHDLLQERMKKLLDKQRELKEELEACEKEFKECMECLEKPVASQNDKNEIKELQSKLRELQLQYQASMDEQGRLLAVQEQLEGQLQCCQEELRQLKEKRSAVTKETKGKNGNKNMNKNANGVKNKKVTKLCSDSPEDSFESRKSLEVVLYYKASHKDLDELAKEEKKEEMEDQKKEEIKGEMKEESWEELVSEQPDPTEIESTEDQEERDEEFQDQKGKEEDNEDEEDDDSGPEASEENNPLSLSESKKPSPAPNPPIFSLPLVGLVVISALLWCWWAETSS; the protein is encoded by the exons ATGGAGGCGGGCGCCGGGGCCAGCGCGGGCGCTGCGGGCTGGAGCTGCCCCGGCTCAG GACCCACGGTGACCACTTTAGGCTCCTATGAGGTGTCTGAGGGTTGTGAGAGGAAGAAAGGCCAACGCTGGGGGTCCCTGGAACGGCGGGGGATGCAAGCTATGGAGG GGGAAGTGTTACTCCCAGCTCTctatgaggaggaagaggaggaggaagaggaggaagaagaggtggaagaagaggaagatcaaGTGCAGAAAGGTGGCAGCGTGGGCTCCCTGTCGGTTGGCAAGCACCGGGGCTTGAGCCTCACGGAAACggagctggaggagctgaggGCTCAGGTGCTGcagctggtggcagagctggaggagacCCGGGAACTGGCAGGGCAGCATGAAGACGACTCTCTGGAGCTGCAGG GGCTCCTGGAGGATGAACGGCTGGCCAGCGCCCAGCAGGCAGAGGTGTTCACCAAGCAGATCCAGCAGCTCCAAG GTGAGCTGCGGTCTCTACGGGAGGAGATTTCCCTATTAGAGCGTGAGAAGGAAAGTGAACTTAAGGAAATAGAACAGGAGTTGCATTTGGCCCAGGCTGAGATCCACAATCTGCGACAAGCAGCAGAGGATTCTGCAACTGAACATGAGAGCGACATAGCATCCCTGCAGGAGGATCTCTGCCGGATGCAGAATGAACTCGATGACATGGACCGCATTCGGGGAGAGTATGAGATGGAGATCGCCTCCCTCCGtgcagaaatggaaatgaagagcTCTGACCCATCCAATAGTTTAAGTCTCTCAGATTTCTCTGAGATGCAAG AAGAACTGCACCAACTGCGGGAACGCTACCGCTTCCTGAACGACGAGTACCGGGCTCTGCAGGAGAGCAACAGCAGCCTCACAGGGCAGCTTGCAGACCTGGAGATGGAGAG GACACGAAGAGCAACAGAAAGGTGGCTGGAGTCCCAAACACTAAAGAGTATGATGTCGTCAGAGTCTCAGACGTCAGAAATGGATTTTCTAGAGCCTGATCCTCAAACCCAGTTGTTGCGACAGCAGCTTCTGGGAGCTGAAGAGCAGATGCATGGCATGCAGAACAAG TGTAAGGAATTGTGTTGTGAGTTGCAAGAGTTACAGCATCATCGCCGGGTCagtgaggaggagcagagacGGCTGCAGAGGGAGCTGAAGTGTGCACAGAATGAGGTGCTTCGGTTTCAGACTTCCCACGTCACCCAG AATGAGGAGCTGAAGACCAGACTCTGTACCCTGCAGCAAAAGTATGATGCTAGCCAGGATGAGCAGAATGAGCTCTTGAAGGTGCAACTACAACTTCAGACTGAGCTCCGGCAGCTCAAAGTCATGAAATCCACAGTCATAGAAAGCCAAAGTGAGAAG GAGTTACTGTGCCGGCTGCAGAAGCTGCAGCTACAGTACCAGAACATCACATGTGAGAAGGAGAAGCTGCAGGAAGTGCAGCAACAGCTGCGGGAGGACCTGCAGTACTATGAGGCAGAAGTGCAGCGCCTCAAGGACATGGTGGCCTCCTTCCAAGAGAGCTGTGAGAAG TGTGATACAGTGCTGTCCAGACTGACAGAATTGCAGGAAAAGTACAAGGCCAGCCAGAAGGAGATGGGGCAACTGCAAATGCAGCAGTGTGAGCTCCTGGAGAATCAGAGGAGgatgcaggaggagcagggccagCTGCAAGAAGAGCTGCACAGGCTCACGTTCCCGCTCCCCAAATCTGGTCTCTTCCATAAG AGTCAGGAGCTGCTTACAAAATTACAAGACTTGTGTGAACTACAGCTGCTCTACCAAGGCATGCAGGAGGAGCAGAAAAAACTGATACAGAATCAAGAAAGTGTATTAAAAGAACAATTAGAGCTGCACCAAGAGCTGCAACTTTTCAAAGATTCTCGTTTCCGGGAAGTGTTGGAGAATCCTGAGGGTTCCAAATCACCTAAGTCCTCAAAATGTGGTCATAACAAG TCCAAGATGATCATCGACCAGATGCAGGCTCTGCAGGTGCTGTATGAGGCCAGTCAGACTGAGCAGGAGCTACTGCAGCAGGAGCAGGGGAGGCTCCTAGAGGAACGGAAGAGGCTGCAGGCCGACTTGCAGCTCTGCCTGGAAGAAATGCAGCTGCTCCAAGTCCAGTCCCCCTCTATAAAAATGAGCCTTGAGTCCTACAAGAAGAGTTATGGTAGCATGGCCCCCAGCAGTGAGAATTGTCACAAGAGTTATGGTAGCACCATTGATGACAGCGAGAGTTATCACAAGAGTTACGGTAGCACCCAGGCCAGCGATGAGAGCCTTCTCAAGAGCTATGACAGTAGCACCAGTACCAGTGAGACCTGTGAGAAGAGTTACcgcaccagcagcagcagcatcgaCGATAAGAGGAGTTATGGCAGCACCAGTAGCTCTGACACCTGTCACAAGAGTTATGTCAGCAGCAACACTGACGATGAGCCTGCTGAGCCTGAAGATGTAGAG CACTTTGAGACTGTCGTTGCTAAGGTGCTGATCAGGCTGCAGGGCGTGCAGGCCATGTACCAGCTCAGCCAGGAGGAGCACGACCTGCTGCAAGAGCGGATGAAAAAGCTGCTGGACAAGCAGAGAGAGCTGAAGGAAGAGCTGGAGGCCTGTGAAAAAGAATTCAAGGAGTGCATGGAATGTCTGGAGAAGCCTGTTGCCTCCCAAAATGACAAGAATGAG ATCAAAGAACTGCAGAGCAAGCTGCGGGAGCTGCAGCTGCAGTACCAGGCTAGCATGGACGAGCAGGGGCGGCTCCTGGCGGTGCAGGAGCAGTTGGAGGGGCAGCTGCAGTGCTGCCAGGAAGAGCTTCGCCAGCTCAAAGAGAAGAGGTCCGCTGTTACCAAAGAAACCAAGGGGAAGAATGGCAATAAGAACATGAACAAGAATGCCAATGGGGTTAAGAATAAAAAGGTGACCAAGCTATGTTCGGACAGTCCTGAGGACAGCTTTGAGAGCAGAAAG AGTCTGGAGGTGGTGCTCTATTACAAGGCCAGCCACAAAGATTTAGATGAACtagcaaaagaggaaaagaaagaggaaatggaggaccaaaaaaaggaggaaatcaaaGGGGAGATGAAGGAGGAGTCCTGGGAAGAACTAGTTTCTGAGCAACCAGATCCTACAGAGATTGAGTCCACAGAAGatcaggaggagagagatgaagagttCCAAGACCAGAAGGGCAAGGAAGAAGACAATGAAGATGAGGAAGACGATGACTCTGGCCCTGAAGCTTCAGAGGAAAACAACCCCCTCAGTCTTTCTGAGAGCAAAAAG ccatcccctgcccccaacccccccaTCTTCTCCTTGCCTCTCGTAGGCCTGGTGGTCATATCGGCTTTGCTCTGGTGCTGGTGGGCTGAGACGTCGTCCTAA
- the CCDC136 gene encoding coiled-coil domain-containing protein 136 isoform X11, translating into MEAGAGASAGAAGWSCPGSGPTVTTLGSYEVSEGCERKKGQRWGSLERRGMQAMEGEVLLPALYEEEEEEEEEEEEVEEEEDQVQKGGSVGSLSVGKHRGLSLTETELEELRAQVLQLVAELEETRELAGQHEDDSLELQGLLEDERLASAQQAEVFTKQIQQLQGELRSLREEISLLEREKESELKEIEQELHLAQAEIHNLRQAAEDSATEHESDIASLQEDLCRMQNELDDMDRIRGEYEMEIASLRAEMEMKSSDPSNSLSLSDFSEMQEELHQLRERYRFLNDEYRALQESNSSLTGQLADLEMERTRRATERWLESQTLKSMMSSESQTSEMDFLEPDPQTQLLRQQLLGAEEQMHGMQNKCKELCCELQELQHHRRVSEEEQRRLQRELKCAQNEVLRFQTSHVTQCDTVLSRLTELQEKYKASQKEMGQLQMQQCELLENQRRMQEEQGQLQEELHRLTFPLPKSGLFHKSQELLTKLQDLCELQLLYQGMQEEQKKLIQNQESVLKEQLELHQELQLFKDSRFREVLENPEGSKSPKSSKCGHNKSKMIIDQMQALQVLYEASQTEQELLQQEQGRLLEERKRLQADLQLCLEEMQLLQVQSPSIKMSLESYKKSYGSMAPSSENCHKSYGSTIDDSESYHKSYGSTQASDESLLKSYDSSTSTSETCEKSYRTSSSSIDDKRSYGSTSSSDTCHKSYVSSNTDDEPAEPEDVEHFETVVAKVLIRLQGVQAMYQLSQEEHDLLQERMKKLLDKQRELKEELEACEKEFKECMECLEKPVASQNDKNEIKELQSKLRELQLQYQASMDEQGRLLAVQEQLEGQLQCCQEELRQLKEKRSAVTKETKGKNGNKNMNKNANGVKNKKVTKLCSDSPEDSFESRKSLEVVLYYKASHKDLDELAKEEKKEEMEDQKKEEIKGEMKEESWEELVSEQPDPTEIESTEDQEERDEEFQDQKGKEEDNEDEEDDDSGPEASEENNPLSLSESKKAWWSYRLCSGAGGLRRRPNAEHVWDVEAYGVLGYCSCGSVCVTQHATAGDRGLPHGVMADQGQLRGQIPSAHNPQLWAGHTVPEPRPTHTSCVSPSP; encoded by the exons ATGGAGGCGGGCGCCGGGGCCAGCGCGGGCGCTGCGGGCTGGAGCTGCCCCGGCTCAG GACCCACGGTGACCACTTTAGGCTCCTATGAGGTGTCTGAGGGTTGTGAGAGGAAGAAAGGCCAACGCTGGGGGTCCCTGGAACGGCGGGGGATGCAAGCTATGGAGG GGGAAGTGTTACTCCCAGCTCTctatgaggaggaagaggaggaggaagaggaggaagaagaggtggaagaagaggaagatcaaGTGCAGAAAGGTGGCAGCGTGGGCTCCCTGTCGGTTGGCAAGCACCGGGGCTTGAGCCTCACGGAAACggagctggaggagctgaggGCTCAGGTGCTGcagctggtggcagagctggaggagacCCGGGAACTGGCAGGGCAGCATGAAGACGACTCTCTGGAGCTGCAGG GGCTCCTGGAGGATGAACGGCTGGCCAGCGCCCAGCAGGCAGAGGTGTTCACCAAGCAGATCCAGCAGCTCCAAG GTGAGCTGCGGTCTCTACGGGAGGAGATTTCCCTATTAGAGCGTGAGAAGGAAAGTGAACTTAAGGAAATAGAACAGGAGTTGCATTTGGCCCAGGCTGAGATCCACAATCTGCGACAAGCAGCAGAGGATTCTGCAACTGAACATGAGAGCGACATAGCATCCCTGCAGGAGGATCTCTGCCGGATGCAGAATGAACTCGATGACATGGACCGCATTCGGGGAGAGTATGAGATGGAGATCGCCTCCCTCCGtgcagaaatggaaatgaagagcTCTGACCCATCCAATAGTTTAAGTCTCTCAGATTTCTCTGAGATGCAAG AAGAACTGCACCAACTGCGGGAACGCTACCGCTTCCTGAACGACGAGTACCGGGCTCTGCAGGAGAGCAACAGCAGCCTCACAGGGCAGCTTGCAGACCTGGAGATGGAGAG GACACGAAGAGCAACAGAAAGGTGGCTGGAGTCCCAAACACTAAAGAGTATGATGTCGTCAGAGTCTCAGACGTCAGAAATGGATTTTCTAGAGCCTGATCCTCAAACCCAGTTGTTGCGACAGCAGCTTCTGGGAGCTGAAGAGCAGATGCATGGCATGCAGAACAAG TGTAAGGAATTGTGTTGTGAGTTGCAAGAGTTACAGCATCATCGCCGGGTCagtgaggaggagcagagacGGCTGCAGAGGGAGCTGAAGTGTGCACAGAATGAGGTGCTTCGGTTTCAGACTTCCCACGTCACCCAG TGTGATACAGTGCTGTCCAGACTGACAGAATTGCAGGAAAAGTACAAGGCCAGCCAGAAGGAGATGGGGCAACTGCAAATGCAGCAGTGTGAGCTCCTGGAGAATCAGAGGAGgatgcaggaggagcagggccagCTGCAAGAAGAGCTGCACAGGCTCACGTTCCCGCTCCCCAAATCTGGTCTCTTCCATAAG AGTCAGGAGCTGCTTACAAAATTACAAGACTTGTGTGAACTACAGCTGCTCTACCAAGGCATGCAGGAGGAGCAGAAAAAACTGATACAGAATCAAGAAAGTGTATTAAAAGAACAATTAGAGCTGCACCAAGAGCTGCAACTTTTCAAAGATTCTCGTTTCCGGGAAGTGTTGGAGAATCCTGAGGGTTCCAAATCACCTAAGTCCTCAAAATGTGGTCATAACAAG TCCAAGATGATCATCGACCAGATGCAGGCTCTGCAGGTGCTGTATGAGGCCAGTCAGACTGAGCAGGAGCTACTGCAGCAGGAGCAGGGGAGGCTCCTAGAGGAACGGAAGAGGCTGCAGGCCGACTTGCAGCTCTGCCTGGAAGAAATGCAGCTGCTCCAAGTCCAGTCCCCCTCTATAAAAATGAGCCTTGAGTCCTACAAGAAGAGTTATGGTAGCATGGCCCCCAGCAGTGAGAATTGTCACAAGAGTTATGGTAGCACCATTGATGACAGCGAGAGTTATCACAAGAGTTACGGTAGCACCCAGGCCAGCGATGAGAGCCTTCTCAAGAGCTATGACAGTAGCACCAGTACCAGTGAGACCTGTGAGAAGAGTTACcgcaccagcagcagcagcatcgaCGATAAGAGGAGTTATGGCAGCACCAGTAGCTCTGACACCTGTCACAAGAGTTATGTCAGCAGCAACACTGACGATGAGCCTGCTGAGCCTGAAGATGTAGAG CACTTTGAGACTGTCGTTGCTAAGGTGCTGATCAGGCTGCAGGGCGTGCAGGCCATGTACCAGCTCAGCCAGGAGGAGCACGACCTGCTGCAAGAGCGGATGAAAAAGCTGCTGGACAAGCAGAGAGAGCTGAAGGAAGAGCTGGAGGCCTGTGAAAAAGAATTCAAGGAGTGCATGGAATGTCTGGAGAAGCCTGTTGCCTCCCAAAATGACAAGAATGAG ATCAAAGAACTGCAGAGCAAGCTGCGGGAGCTGCAGCTGCAGTACCAGGCTAGCATGGACGAGCAGGGGCGGCTCCTGGCGGTGCAGGAGCAGTTGGAGGGGCAGCTGCAGTGCTGCCAGGAAGAGCTTCGCCAGCTCAAAGAGAAGAGGTCCGCTGTTACCAAAGAAACCAAGGGGAAGAATGGCAATAAGAACATGAACAAGAATGCCAATGGGGTTAAGAATAAAAAGGTGACCAAGCTATGTTCGGACAGTCCTGAGGACAGCTTTGAGAGCAGAAAG AGTCTGGAGGTGGTGCTCTATTACAAGGCCAGCCACAAAGATTTAGATGAACtagcaaaagaggaaaagaaagaggaaatggaggaccaaaaaaaggaggaaatcaaaGGGGAGATGAAGGAGGAGTCCTGGGAAGAACTAGTTTCTGAGCAACCAGATCCTACAGAGATTGAGTCCACAGAAGatcaggaggagagagatgaagagttCCAAGACCAGAAGGGCAAGGAAGAAGACAATGAAGATGAGGAAGACGATGACTCTGGCCCTGAAGCTTCAGAGGAAAACAACCCCCTCAGTCTTTCTGAGAGCAAAAAG GCCTGGTGGTCATATCGGCTTTGCTCTGGTGCTGGTGGGCTGAGACGTCGTCCTAACGCAG AACATGTTTGGGATGTGGAAGCCTATGGTGTTCTTGGCTATTGCAGCTGTGGCTCTGTATGTGTTACCCAACATGCGACCGCAGGAGACAGAGGTCTGCCTCACGGAGTGATGGCAGACCAGGGCCAGCTGAGGGGGCAGATCCCCAGTGCCCACAACCCTCAACTTTGGGCAGGACACACTGTGCCAGAGCCCCGCCCCACCCATACGTCCTGTGTGTCCCCATCTCCTTAG